In one window of Oscillospiraceae bacterium DNA:
- a CDS encoding S-layer homology domain-containing protein, producing the protein MKRIFLFLSSCILAGLAIVSVNAAQDKIWDFTTQQGISEWSANASVAYEITPDGTVFSATEKDNNDMQLTYRKSLGSLDLSDYEIFAVEYSDTNGGGSDRRAQFYHWTEGSSGNPRIDIPLSTGEHIFMLNMKDDAPASACWKGTVERLRFDPIRGAGKRSVTIKFVGLFSTEDAYNEYMKAKNPEAFTQPGYVTEPGTGNYTFGYTTSNAYVDIDYVNGYAVITSLNGPEDGGNGDCNVTAKVDFSADNYPWIKMRIRNLSAANVFEFHFATEATGKKITADSCTHFPITAYDTEFKEYVFNVKDYNLKSMAVNNIENTESVWKGKANLLRFDCMWLAEPSGQMPTGSQMYIDYIAFLPTKEAAEEYQPKLSEAVTVNSGKPCETILLKNLKDAEKWNLGQLDFSAELGLVKLKPTGSDPTMSIGLSNPVDTAEFKYFAMHYNIKSNVRVGGLFYTTDKIPSITDASYSEFAINNRGEWSDVIVDLSKYPKQNWKGTCYSIRLDPINGNDTDAEIMIERMGFFRTIEEAQEFLAKSQTVPDYSLGASYNDTLQKVIIAPGSLYEGYKKEDFMLSSTIPQGEAQGVSPVVMRLDENGNKTVVALGYTNSYGYTTFSVNRPGNYILGYNHKVYDDISGHWAEKYIDFVSDRTLFGGTSPTEFSPEAAMTRGMFITVLGRMHGVDTSKYNGNTGYGDVNSAEYYAPYIQWAKEYGLMDGLSDVTFGAEDPIYRKTMALVISNYITAFGYELHTVNDILEFTDLTDCDVKTVQAINNAQTAGIINGKGEGRFDPEGVSTRAEVATVMERTIKSVLGVNMVSTQYAPEFYQRKRIRLGVWGFEGSQANEKGMNLLKDLGVDLIVSGTATNGSNKNYVLNYADKNGIEVFIQSSPVVPSSAEGFDYRNFVAEYADHPSFSGNYIIDEPGTDSYPELGKISNDYMAALPGKIPFTNLLPMYANAAQLKMGAGAAAIEYYDSDPDLYRKYCQQWFEYFDCNYICTDIYPFSWNGVGREAINKITYNEYVESINQIATVARENNKEFWCCIQTFGWNDSKRTPNEAEYRWQCYSMLSFGCTGILLWRYMSGEASLVRSSNGEPTQAYYDCKPVMWEMRALSDTFVQYKNLGAFTHNPQNMPYLKMSGEYAEFDVIESIDCTQPLLIGCFEKEDASGAAAFTLVNMADFSTCESAVVNIKLADTVKTVTSYYRGKPVVITPVEGVYTFSLENGDGVFVTVE; encoded by the coding sequence TCTGTTGCGTATGAGATTACACCTGACGGAACTGTTTTTTCTGCCACGGAAAAAGATAACAACGATATGCAGCTGACGTACAGGAAAAGTCTTGGTTCTCTTGATTTGAGCGATTATGAGATTTTTGCCGTTGAATATTCTGACACAAATGGCGGAGGAAGCGACAGGAGAGCGCAGTTTTACCACTGGACGGAGGGAAGCAGCGGTAATCCGAGAATTGATATTCCGCTCAGCACGGGCGAACATATCTTTATGCTCAACATGAAGGATGATGCCCCTGCCAGCGCATGCTGGAAGGGAACAGTCGAAAGACTGCGTTTTGACCCTATACGCGGAGCGGGAAAGCGAAGCGTCACCATTAAATTTGTGGGACTTTTTTCCACTGAAGATGCGTATAATGAATATATGAAAGCCAAAAACCCGGAAGCTTTTACCCAACCGGGCTATGTCACTGAGCCGGGCACGGGGAATTATACTTTTGGTTATACCACAAGCAATGCATATGTTGATATAGATTATGTCAATGGATATGCTGTTATAACTTCTCTTAACGGTCCGGAGGATGGCGGCAACGGTGACTGTAATGTTACCGCTAAAGTGGATTTCAGCGCAGATAATTACCCTTGGATAAAGATGCGCATACGAAATCTTTCTGCTGCAAATGTGTTTGAGTTTCACTTTGCCACAGAAGCTACCGGAAAGAAAATAACAGCCGACAGCTGTACACATTTTCCCATTACTGCGTATGATACAGAGTTTAAAGAATATGTTTTCAACGTCAAGGATTACAATCTGAAATCCATGGCTGTTAATAATATAGAAAACACTGAATCCGTTTGGAAAGGTAAGGCAAATCTCCTTCGCTTTGACTGTATGTGGCTGGCTGAGCCGTCGGGTCAGATGCCGACCGGCAGTCAGATGTACATTGACTACATCGCTTTTCTGCCTACCAAAGAAGCGGCAGAAGAATATCAGCCTAAACTCAGTGAAGCTGTGACCGTTAATTCCGGCAAACCCTGCGAAACGATTCTGCTGAAGAATCTGAAGGATGCGGAAAAGTGGAATTTAGGTCAACTTGATTTTTCCGCGGAGCTTGGCTTGGTGAAGCTTAAGCCGACCGGTTCGGACCCTACTATGAGCATCGGTCTCTCCAATCCTGTTGACACTGCAGAGTTTAAATATTTTGCAATGCATTACAATATAAAGTCAAACGTAAGAGTAGGCGGTCTTTTTTATACCACGGATAAAATTCCTTCGATAACAGATGCCTCGTACAGCGAATTTGCAATCAATAACCGCGGCGAGTGGTCAGATGTTATTGTAGACCTTTCAAAGTACCCAAAGCAAAACTGGAAGGGCACATGCTATAGCATACGACTTGATCCTATCAATGGAAATGATACCGATGCGGAAATAATGATAGAGCGCATGGGCTTTTTCAGAACTATTGAGGAAGCGCAGGAATTTCTTGCTAAATCACAAACCGTACCCGATTACTCTCTTGGAGCATCCTATAATGACACTCTCCAGAAGGTAATAATCGCTCCCGGTTCTTTGTATGAGGGTTATAAGAAGGAGGATTTCATGCTTTCTTCCACTATCCCTCAGGGCGAGGCACAGGGCGTGTCTCCGGTTGTGATGAGATTGGACGAAAATGGTAATAAAACCGTTGTTGCACTGGGATATACCAACTCCTACGGCTATACTACTTTTTCGGTGAACAGACCCGGTAACTACATTCTTGGTTACAATCATAAGGTTTATGACGATATTTCGGGTCACTGGGCTGAAAAGTATATTGACTTCGTGTCAGACAGAACCCTTTTTGGCGGCACTTCTCCCACTGAATTCAGTCCCGAAGCCGCCATGACCCGCGGTATGTTTATCACTGTGCTGGGACGCATGCATGGGGTGGATACCTCGAAGTATAACGGCAACACGGGTTATGGTGATGTAAATTCAGCAGAATACTATGCGCCTTATATTCAGTGGGCTAAGGAATACGGATTAATGGATGGACTTTCCGATGTTACCTTTGGTGCTGAGGACCCGATCTACCGCAAAACTATGGCACTTGTAATTTCCAACTACATAACAGCTTTCGGATATGAATTGCACACCGTCAATGATATACTGGAGTTTACGGACCTTACCGATTGCGATGTTAAAACTGTTCAGGCGATAAACAATGCCCAGACCGCCGGTATTATAAATGGTAAAGGCGAAGGAAGATTTGACCCGGAAGGTGTATCCACACGTGCAGAGGTTGCAACTGTTATGGAACGTACCATCAAGAGCGTGTTAGGTGTTAATATGGTCAGCACACAGTATGCTCCTGAGTTCTATCAGCGTAAGCGTATCCGACTTGGTGTTTGGGGCTTTGAGGGCTCTCAGGCAAATGAAAAGGGTATGAATCTTCTGAAAGATTTGGGTGTGGATCTTATCGTTAGCGGAACTGCGACCAACGGCTCAAATAAAAATTATGTTCTCAATTACGCTGATAAAAACGGTATAGAGGTATTTATCCAGAGCTCACCCGTTGTTCCTTCAAGTGCGGAGGGGTTTGATTACAGAAATTTTGTTGCGGAATATGCCGATCATCCGTCTTTCAGCGGCAACTATATAATTGACGAGCCGGGAACGGACAGCTATCCTGAGCTGGGTAAAATTTCAAACGATTACATGGCGGCTCTTCCCGGTAAAATTCCATTTACAAATCTTCTTCCCATGTACGCAAATGCGGCACAGCTCAAAATGGGTGCGGGCGCTGCGGCTATCGAATACTATGATTCAGACCCCGATTTGTACAGAAAGTACTGCCAGCAGTGGTTTGAATACTTTGACTGCAATTATATCTGTACCGACATTTATCCATTCAGCTGGAACGGTGTCGGCAGAGAAGCGATAAACAAGATAACATATAACGAATATGTGGAATCAATAAATCAGATAGCCACTGTTGCACGTGAGAATAATAAGGAATTCTGGTGCTGTATCCAGACTTTTGGCTGGAACGACAGCAAGCGTACACCAAATGAAGCGGAATATCGCTGGCAGTGTTATTCCATGCTTTCCTTTGGTTGTACGGGAATACTGCTTTGGAGATATATGAGTGGTGAAGCATCGCTCGTAAGAAGCAGTAACGGTGAGCCCACACAGGCGTATTATGATTGCAAGCCCGTTATGTGGGAAATGCGGGCTCTTTCAGATACATTTGTACAGTACAAAAATCTTGGAGCCTTCACTCATAACCCTCAGAATATGCCGTATCTTAAAATGTCAGGAGAATATGCGGAGTTTGATGTCATTGAATCCATCGATTGCACTCAACCGCTGCTGATAGGTTGCTTTGAAAAAGAGGATGCAAGCGGTGCCGCGGCATTTACTCTTGTAAATATGGCAGATTTTTCAACCTGCGAATCCGCCGTTGTTAACATAAAACTCGCGGACACAGTGAAGACAGTAACTTCATACTATCGCGGTAAACCTGTTGTTATAACTCCTGTTGAGGGCGTTTACACTTTTAGTCTTGAAAACGGTGACGGTGTGTTTGTAACCGTTGAATAA
- the spoVAC gene encoding stage V sporulation protein AC, which yields MQWIFFAFLYQTNVKGVICTDKKAYKSYTDKRARKSNLFKDCVWAFAVGGLICCIGQGIGDLYKYLGADEENVKTLIPVTLVFIAVILTGTGVFDKIAKHAGAGTLVPITGFANAVASPAIDNKSEGYVMGVGAKMFVVAGPVIVYGTVTSVICGLIEVIVKWML from the coding sequence ATGCAGTGGATATTTTTTGCTTTCTTGTATCAAACTAATGTAAAAGGAGTGATTTGTACGGATAAAAAGGCTTATAAATCATACACAGACAAAAGAGCAAGAAAATCAAATTTGTTTAAGGACTGCGTATGGGCTTTTGCGGTAGGCGGTCTTATATGCTGTATCGGACAGGGAATAGGTGATTTGTATAAATATCTTGGCGCTGATGAAGAAAATGTGAAAACACTTATTCCGGTAACACTTGTTTTCATAGCTGTGATTCTTACGGGAACGGGTGTTTTTGATAAAATCGCAAAACATGCTGGTGCAGGAACACTTGTCCCTATTACCGGTTTTGCCAATGCTGTGGCTTCGCCGGCGATTGATAACAAAAGTGAGGGCTACGTTATGGGTGTGGGTGCAAAAATGTTTGTTGTTGCCGGCCCGGTCATTGTTTACGGAACAGTTACTTCGGTAATATGTGGGTTGATTGAGGTGATAGTAAAATGGATGTTATAA
- a CDS encoding stage V sporulation protein AD — MDVIKFENKPRIVSVAAVGGKHEKEGPLGMYLDMFDSDDRFGADTWEKSESEMTRHALRICLEKANLKNHDVELIFGGDLLNQCCATTFGINDSQIPFYGIYGACSTFTLGLSLSAMCVNAGYAKRCASTASSHFCSSERQFRTPVEYGSQRAPTSQWTVTGSACTLLSDIEESGYGVYVNEALAGRIVDPGINDVNNMGAAMAPAAADTLKRYFEQSGKSPDDFDVIATGDLGYEGYGILKEMLGADGIKLGDNYTDCGLLIYNRMKQEKYAGGSGCGCSAVVTAGYFMEQFKKNKIRDALIISTGALLSATSTMQGLTIPGIAHLVRLTHV; from the coding sequence ATGGATGTTATAAAATTTGAAAACAAGCCTCGGATAGTATCTGTTGCTGCTGTGGGAGGAAAGCACGAAAAGGAAGGCCCGTTGGGAATGTATCTTGATATGTTTGACAGTGATGACAGATTCGGTGCGGATACCTGGGAAAAATCCGAAAGCGAAATGACAAGACACGCACTGCGAATATGCCTTGAAAAAGCAAACCTGAAAAATCATGATGTTGAGCTCATTTTCGGTGGTGACCTTCTGAATCAGTGCTGTGCCACCACCTTCGGAATCAACGATTCCCAAATACCATTTTACGGCATTTACGGTGCCTGCTCTACATTTACGCTGGGGCTTTCACTGTCCGCAATGTGCGTAAATGCCGGATATGCAAAGCGCTGCGCTTCCACTGCGTCAAGTCATTTTTGCTCATCGGAACGTCAGTTCAGAACACCCGTTGAATACGGCAGTCAACGGGCTCCGACTTCTCAATGGACGGTTACAGGCTCGGCATGTACACTGTTGTCCGATATCGAAGAGTCCGGTTACGGAGTGTACGTAAATGAAGCTCTGGCAGGACGAATTGTTGACCCGGGGATAAACGACGTGAATAACATGGGGGCGGCAATGGCACCCGCGGCAGCCGATACCTTGAAACGCTATTTTGAACAATCGGGTAAATCCCCCGACGACTTTGATGTTATTGCCACGGGAGACCTGGGATATGAGGGATACGGTATTTTGAAAGAAATGTTGGGAGCGGACGGCATAAAACTTGGAGACAATTATACCGATTGCGGTTTGCTGATTTACAACCGTATGAAGCAGGAAAAATATGCTGGTGGCTCCGGATGCGGATGCTCTGCGGTGGTTACGGCCGGGTATTTTATGGAGCAATTTAAGAAAAACAAAATAAGGGATGCACTTATTATATCTACCGGTGCTCTTTTGAGCGCAACATCTACAATGCAGGGTCTTACTATTCCGGGCATTGCACATTTGGTGAGGTTGACACATGTTTGA
- the spoVAE gene encoding stage V sporulation protein AE — MFDYLKTFACGGILCVIAQILIDKTKLTPAKILTGYVTAGVILTSVGVYKPLVDFAGCGATVPLTGFGYALMEGVRKAVENDGFVGVITGGLTGTAGGITAAIFFSLAVSIIFKGKSK; from the coding sequence ATGTTTGATTATTTAAAAACTTTTGCGTGTGGCGGTATACTGTGTGTTATTGCACAAATTTTGATAGATAAAACAAAGCTGACACCTGCGAAAATATTGACAGGATATGTTACGGCAGGTGTAATTCTTACCTCTGTCGGGGTATATAAGCCGCTGGTTGATTTTGCGGGTTGCGGTGCTACTGTCCCGCTTACCGGTTTCGGATACGCTCTCATGGAGGGAGTTAGAAAAGCGGTTGAAAATGATGGGTTTGTAGGGGTGATTACAGGCGGTCTCACCGGAACGGCGGGCGGCATCACTGCGGCAATATTTTTTTCACTTGCCGTATCAATAATATTTAAGGGGAAATCCAAATAA
- a CDS encoding type II toxin-antitoxin system PemK/MazF family toxin, with protein sequence MTVKRGDIFYADLSPVVGSEQGGIRPVVIVQNDVGNRHSPTVIAAAITSQTSKAKLPTHIEVYADKYGLAKDSVILLEQIRTIDKTRLKEKMGHLEDELMTKVDTAINVSFGLM encoded by the coding sequence ATGACCGTCAAAAGAGGAGATATTTTTTACGCCGATTTAAGTCCGGTAGTAGGCTCCGAGCAAGGCGGTATACGACCTGTTGTGATAGTGCAGAACGATGTGGGAAACCGCCACAGTCCAACAGTTATCGCCGCCGCAATAACAAGCCAGACCTCTAAAGCAAAGCTACCAACTCACATAGAAGTTTATGCCGATAAATACGGCCTCGCCAAAGATTCGGTAATTCTGCTGGAGCAAATACGTACCATCGACAAAACAAGACTAAAAGAAAAAATGGGACACCTTGAGGATGAACTTATGACTAAGGTCGATACGGCCATTAACGTGAGTTTCGGGCTTATGTGA